A genomic segment from Tachypleus tridentatus isolate NWPU-2018 unplaced genomic scaffold, ASM421037v1 Hic_cluster_2, whole genome shotgun sequence encodes:
- the LOC143242646 gene encoding sodium- and chloride-dependent GABA transporter 1-like, whose protein sequence is MAPKNEKSEIVSIEKGVKMITIPDEMNQSVTKSDKENEPERGEWGGKLDFIFSCISYAVGLCNVWRFPYLCYENGGGAFLFPYLICLVLCAVRLFFLEVAIGHYLSIGGVGVWNLIPVFKGIGFASMTIVCLYNIYYVVIIAWTLLYLVSSMTTQLPWES, encoded by the exons atggctcccaaaaatgaaaaatcagaaatCGTCAGTATAGAAAAAGGAGTGAAAATGATCACAATACCTGATGAAATGAACCAGTCGGTAACAAAGTCAGATAAGGAGAACGAACCAGAACGTGGGGAATGGGGAGGAAAACTGGACTTTATTTTCAGCTGCATAAGCTACGCTGTCGGTCTTTGTAACGTATGGCGATTTCCATACTTGTGTTATGAAAATGGTGGAG gtGCATTTTTGTTTCCCTACCTCATCTGTTTAGTCTTGTGTGCTGTTCGTCTATTCTTCCTGGAAGTGGCCATTGGTCATTACCTCAGCATTGGTGGTGTCGGGGTCTGGAATTTGATTCCTGTCTTTAAAG GAATTGGCTTTGCTTCAATGACCATCGTTTGTCTCTATAATATCTACTACGTGGTGATAATAGCTTGGACATTACTCTACCTCGTGTCCTCAATGACGACACAACTGCCTTGGGAATCGTGA
- the LOC143242630 gene encoding sodium- and chloride-dependent GABA transporter 1-like, whose translation MAESSLVVWVTAGTQVFFTFGIGFGSVVTLGSYNKFSHNFFRDGYILCIVNPATSIFAGTVIFSVLGHMAYLKGDGTEVADVVKSGPGLAFLVYPEVVLQLPPPLYGGMYIFQLMDYYSASGMTLLFTVFFQTIVITWVYGVKKFSSNIEEMTGHRPNWYFLATWVFVSPAVCLGIFLFSVMRCKPLVYVEIYVYLWWGELLGWGIALASMVWIPSYAVCFMLITPGFLKDRLIAGITSTFSEINQDTWSRFRASQK comes from the exons atggccGAGAGTAGCCTTGTG gtCTGGGTGACAGCAGGAACACAAGTGTTTTTCACCTTTGGTATTGGTTTCGGTTCCGTCGTAACTCTTGGAAGCTATAACAAGTTTAGCCACAACTTCTTccg agACGGATATATTCTATGTATTGTTAACCCTGCTACCAGCATATTTGCTGGTACTGTGATATTTTCCGTCCTTGGTCACATGGCCTACTTGAAAGGCGACGGGACTGAAGTTGCTGATGTTGTAAAGTCCG GTCCAGGGTTAGCTTTCCTTGTTTATCCAGAAGTTGTTCTACAGTTGCCACCTCCCCTTTATG GGGGCATGTACATATTTCAACTGATGGATTATTATTCTGCCAGTGGAATGACTCTACTGttcactgttttctttcaaactataGTTATTACATGGGTTTATG GTGTAAAAAAGTTTTCTAGCAACATTGAAGAGATGACAGGACATCGGCCCAACTGGTACTTCCTTGCTACCTGGGTCTTTGTCTCTCCAGCCGTTTGTTTG ggaatatttctgttttcagttaTGAGATGCAAACCTCTGGTGTATGTAGAGATTTACGTTTATCTTTGGTGGGGAGAACTCTTAGGCTGGGGGATAGCCTTGGCTTCCATGGTGTGGATTCCGTCCTATGCTGTTTGTTTCATGCTTATCACACCAGGTTTTCTGAAGGAC CGACTGATTGCTGGCATAACTTCAACCTTTTCAGAAATTAACCAAGACACTTGGTCAAGATTTCGAGCTTCCCAgaagtaa